The sequence below is a genomic window from Salinispira pacifica.
TTTATATCTGACATTTTACCCTCCGCGAATTTGATTTCCGGACGTCAGTATTTCATTATACTCCGGATCTGCTTCCGCTGTATTTCTTCAATTAATTCTATCATCCGGGATTTCTCCGACCAAAGGATGAAATGATTTTCACCTATAAGTGTGTGAAGCGTTGCTCTTCCCCGGGGGATCATGCTCATGGCATACAGGGAGTTTTCATAAGGTACAAGACGGTCCCGGGTGCCGTGAACCAGCACAGCCCTGCCTTTCATCGAATCCCATAACGGTTGGAACTTCCTCAGTTCTTCCTGGTATGCCAGTTTCTCTGCATTTGCCGACTTCCAGGCTCCGGAAAGCATCCAGTTGAAAGGCAGCCAGGAAGCGGGACGGTTAAAGAAGAACAGTTTCTGATCCTCCGGGGATAGGGCCCCTGCGATTATCAGACCGCCGGCAACATCTCCGCCGTAATCCAGAAGCATCCGCATGGCCACCGACCCGCCGAAGGAATGCCCCACCACAAGGGCACCCGGCTCCACAAGGTCTCGGGCAACCCGGGCCTGTGCTTCAAGATCCACAACCGGCTCTCCGTATGCGGAAAACCCGTAGCCCGGCCGGTCATAGGCAACAAGCCGGTATTCTTCCCATAATCCGCTTTCGGTGAAATAGGGCAGGCTGTCATCCAGGGATCCCGGAGCGCCGTGAATGAACAAAATCTGAGGTGCTCCGGGGACTGCACCGGTACTCCGGAGAACCCGCACAGCCTGACCCCCTGCTTCCTCCATACCCAGGGTGAACGGCACCTGGGACCGGGTAAGCCGGGATTCAAGCTTTCTGTCGCTCATCCGGAACGTACCGCAGCCCATGCTCAATAGTAGCAACAGCACTACCGCCACAAAAAGAATCCTGGACACCGCCGCCCGGGGGAAAGAAGGGTTGGATGTATATACAAGGGTTGCCATGGTTCAAATATATGGGTTTTTATAATCAGATCAAGGCATTTTTGGAATGCCCCAAAGAATGTGGAATAAGCCGGAGAGCGCACATCATGGATTGCCTGCCGGTGAGAGTCGTCCATGTGCATTGCACGGCAGTTCACCTCTATTCCGTATATTGAAAAACCCCCAGCCTCCTGCTACTATTTGAATATACATTAGGGGGCTTTCTGTGAAACGTTTTCCGTATTTTCTTGCCGTACTCACCGTGATTTTTTCCGGGCTGCTCATCTCATCCTGCGACGTCTTGGGGTTTACCCAGGTTCCCCTTGTCCCCCTTGGGGCCGAAGGCCGGGTACTCAGCGAAGTGGTGTACTACGGAAGTTATGAAGAAACGGTATTTTCCCCCGACGGGACATATGTGGAAAAATATTATGACTATGAGGATGAAGCCTCGGATCTGGACGGAGACCTGGAGACCGGCGAGGGGAGAGTTTTGGTTGAAACCTACTCCGGAACCTACGCATTTAACCGGGAAAACCGCACATTAGGCCTCTCGTTGGCAGAATACAGTGCCGCACCCTTTGAAACCAGCATGGAGCTGGAAGTCACGGCCACCTTCAACGCACTCCCCGGAAAAGACGGCTTGTATCAGGTTTATCTGAAAAATGAAGATGGGGAATGGGTGTATTCAGAGGATATCCTGGACGGGGAATTCAGGGATGTTTTTGTTCAGACCTATACCATTGAAAACGGTGAGCGCATTACCCGCCTGGATTATTATGAAGATAACTACAGCGGGCCCGATGGTGAGCTTGAACCCTACGGGGAGCAGGAGACGGTCTACGGCATAACCCGGCAGTTTCCCGGGGGATTCCGCAGGGGCACTACCACCACCTTCTACACCGAAGTGACCGGCGACCGGGTGCGAATGTACGACTATTCCAGCGACAGCTGGGGTTCGTGGTCCGACATACTCACCCCCGGGCTGAACAGCTTTGTATTCACCCACGGCGGCGATTATATGTTCGCTGCCGACACCCACCTGATGGCCACCCGGGGCCTGGCCTCAGCCCGGACGCTCAGGTAGTCTCAAACGCCCGGCGGAATCCGGGCAGACTCCCCTGAATGATCCGTTCATCCACACAGTAGGAGATTCGGAAATAGCCGGGCATGGCGAAGCCGCTTCCCGGCACGGTAAGAATTTTCTCCTCCACCAGCCGTTCGCAGAATG
It includes:
- a CDS encoding alpha/beta fold hydrolase, which gives rise to MAVVLLLLLSMGCGTFRMSDRKLESRLTRSQVPFTLGMEEAGGQAVRVLRSTGAVPGAPQILFIHGAPGSLDDSLPYFTESGLWEEYRLVAYDRPGYGFSAYGEPVVDLEAQARVARDLVEPGALVVGHSFGGSVAMRMLLDYGGDVAGGLIIAGALSPEDQKLFFFNRPASWLPFNWMLSGAWKSANAEKLAYQEELRKFQPLWDSMKGRAVLVHGTRDRLVPYENSLYAMSMIPRGRATLHTLIGENHFILWSEKSRMIELIEEIQRKQIRSIMKY